One stretch of Thermanaerosceptrum fracticalcis DNA includes these proteins:
- a CDS encoding DUF2225 domain-containing protein: protein MDNILYEKQVTCLYCNLPFKTTKVKQSKLIVKHKDHDFCTHYEGEINPYFYDVNVCPHCGYAFLGNTPELRNSEKEILRKNYIERLNKINLCGPRNMEDAITSYKLALIFSTLLEEQYLMTASLCLRLSWLYRFQNNPQEEERFLANALNAYLSVYEFEDLNHLAMGKATLFYLLAELNGRLKKYEETRKWFSRLFAEKNAEPRVVKMARERWYDYKEQIKEIGI from the coding sequence TTGGACAATATACTGTACGAAAAACAAGTAACCTGTCTATACTGCAATTTACCCTTTAAAACTACAAAGGTCAAACAAAGCAAGCTAATCGTTAAACATAAAGATCATGACTTCTGCACCCATTATGAGGGCGAAATAAATCCCTATTTTTATGATGTAAACGTTTGTCCCCACTGCGGGTACGCTTTTTTAGGTAATACACCGGAATTACGAAATAGTGAAAAAGAAATCCTGCGTAAGAACTATATCGAACGCCTGAATAAAATTAACCTGTGCGGCCCCCGCAACATGGAGGATGCCATTACAAGTTACAAACTGGCCTTAATTTTTTCTACCCTTTTAGAAGAGCAATATTTAATGACGGCCAGTCTTTGCTTAAGGCTCTCCTGGCTTTACCGTTTTCAAAATAATCCTCAGGAGGAAGAAAGATTTTTAGCCAATGCGTTAAATGCTTACCTCAGTGTTTACGAATTTGAAGACCTTAATCACCTGGCTATGGGCAAAGCCACGTTATTTTATTTACTTGCCGAACTTAACGGTAGGCTCAAAAAATACGAAGAGACCAGAAAATGGTTTAGCAGACTCTTTGCGGAGAAAAATGCCGAACCGAGAGTAGTAAAAATGGCCCGGGAACGCTGGTATGATTATAAGGAACAGATTAAAGAAATAGGAATTTAG
- a CDS encoding MEDS domain-containing protein: MANTFGVHAVFYYYELEHLMVNLCHYIHNAAVNREAVFLSLDPDLLKRLHYFLKVNGIPTEGVMSHSMNELLECLRRSGSKGVHEKICNLASSVTSAGYQGIRWICQPFFFLEETPREEIYHFEKDLGEALIGTNCSFLCAYDFGVVVNSDARHIEILQDSLLTHEMILNKFTLQKCDEVLKVK, translated from the coding sequence ATGGCTAATACTTTTGGCGTTCACGCAGTCTTTTATTACTACGAATTAGAACACCTCATGGTAAATCTTTGTCATTATATTCATAACGCCGCCGTTAATAGAGAAGCAGTCTTCCTCTCCCTTGACCCTGATTTATTGAAGCGTTTACACTACTTTCTCAAGGTTAACGGTATACCGACAGAAGGTGTGATGAGCCATTCAATGAATGAACTTCTCGAATGTTTACGGAGGAGCGGAAGCAAGGGAGTACACGAAAAAATTTGTAATTTGGCTTCTTCCGTAACTTCTGCGGGATATCAGGGAATAAGATGGATATGCCAGCCTTTCTTTTTTCTTGAGGAAACACCCAGAGAAGAAATCTATCATTTCGAAAAAGACCTGGGAGAAGCATTAATAGGAACAAACTGTTCATTTCTCTGTGCGTATGATTTCGGGGTAGTTGTCAATTCAGACGCCAGACATATCGAGATTTTACAGGACTCACTTCTTACCCACGAGATGATCCTCAATAAATTTACGCTGCAAAAGTGTGATGAGGTGCTAAAAGTAAAATAA
- a CDS encoding type IV pilin protein produces MRKTIGMVMKTAMGTTLIELMIVTVIIGILATTFLSAFQNVTAKANLVKVKSDLKNIATACETYKLARGTYPDSINSLGDLYFFKLPSSHIPGYSYVVDKDGIIYLLKDTNDNGRKDPEENDIYTFSDPDAFTCSSTNL; encoded by the coding sequence GTGCGTAAGACCATAGGAATGGTAATGAAAACTGCAATGGGAACAACCCTTATCGAACTTATGATTGTGACGGTAATCATTGGTATACTGGCCACAACGTTTCTTTCCGCTTTTCAGAATGTGACGGCCAAAGCAAATTTAGTCAAAGTAAAAAGCGACTTAAAAAACATAGCCACAGCCTGCGAAACCTATAAATTAGCACGGGGAACTTATCCTGACAGTATAAACTCCTTGGGAGATTTGTATTTTTTTAAACTTCCTTCCTCACATATACCCGGATATAGCTATGTAGTGGATAAAGACGGGATTATCTACTTACTTAAAGATACCAATGACAATGGTAGAAAAGACCCGGAAGAAAACGATATTTATACCTTTAGCGACCCTGATGCTTTTACTTGCAGCTCCACGAATCTCTAG
- a CDS encoding Glu/Leu/Phe/Val family dehydrogenase, which translates to MSEAYNPYQTMLNVLDEAAKKIGLKYNDYVTLRYPERELTVSIPVVMDDGRTEVFTGYRIQHSSSRGPCKGGIRFHPDVNLDEVKALAAWMTWKCALVNIPYGGAKGAVKCDPSKMSIDEIRRLTRRYTAMILPILGPEKDIPAPDVGTNAQIMAWIMDTYSMFKGYAVPEVVTGKPLEIGGSLGRTEATGRGVMFTVLNLIEKLRLAKENMTVAVQGFGNVGSIAAKLLKDQGFKIVAISDVSCALYKKEGIDIDKAIFYAKNNQNLLQGYTEEGLSVITNKELLTLDVDILIPAALENQITEDIATEMGAKIIVEAANGPTTNMADKILEERNIILVPDILANAGGVVVSYFEWVQNEQSFMWDEDYINSNLEKVMKKTFEEVWQVHKEKNVTLRMAAYMVALDRVAKAKKIRGIFP; encoded by the coding sequence ATGTCTGAAGCGTATAATCCTTATCAAACTATGCTCAACGTCCTGGATGAAGCAGCAAAGAAAATCGGACTCAAGTACAACGACTATGTTACTCTACGATACCCGGAAAGAGAATTAACTGTATCTATTCCTGTGGTCATGGATGACGGCCGTACCGAAGTTTTTACCGGCTATAGAATCCAGCACAGCAGTTCCAGAGGTCCCTGCAAAGGCGGAATCCGGTTCCACCCCGATGTTAACCTCGATGAGGTAAAAGCGCTGGCGGCCTGGATGACCTGGAAATGTGCCCTGGTTAATATACCCTACGGTGGGGCCAAGGGTGCCGTAAAATGTGATCCCTCTAAAATGAGTATTGATGAAATTAGGAGACTCACCAGAAGATATACGGCCATGATCCTGCCAATTTTAGGCCCGGAAAAGGACATACCTGCCCCCGATGTGGGTACCAATGCCCAAATCATGGCCTGGATCATGGATACATACAGTATGTTTAAAGGATACGCCGTCCCGGAAGTTGTTACCGGTAAACCCCTGGAAATAGGTGGTTCACTGGGTAGAACGGAAGCGACCGGCAGGGGTGTCATGTTTACAGTTCTCAATCTCATTGAAAAACTAAGACTTGCTAAAGAAAACATGACGGTAGCCGTACAGGGGTTTGGAAATGTAGGCAGTATTGCAGCCAAACTCCTCAAGGATCAGGGCTTTAAAATCGTGGCCATCAGTGATGTCTCCTGTGCCCTGTATAAAAAAGAGGGTATTGATATAGATAAAGCTATTTTCTATGCCAAGAACAACCAAAACCTTTTACAAGGCTATACGGAGGAAGGGCTCTCCGTAATTACAAATAAGGAACTCCTAACCCTTGACGTGGATATCCTGATTCCTGCCGCTCTGGAAAACCAGATCACGGAAGATATCGCCACAGAAATGGGTGCCAAAATCATCGTTGAAGCCGCTAACGGTCCTACTACCAATATGGCCGATAAAATTTTAGAGGAACGTAATATAATCCTGGTACCGGATATCCTGGCCAATGCCGGCGGTGTGGTAGTCTCCTACTTTGAGTGGGTTCAGAATGAACAATCTTTCATGTGGGATGAAGACTATATTAACAGCAACCTGGAAAAGGTTATGAAGAAAACGTTTGAAGAAGTCTGGCAGGTCCATAAGGAGAAAAACGTGACCTTAAGGATGGCTGCTTATATGGTAGCCTTGGATAGAGTAGCGAAAGCTAAAAAGATCAGGGGTATTTTCCCGTAA
- a CDS encoding Spo0E family sporulation regulatory protein-aspartic acid phosphatase, with translation MEQDKKNILAHKLKEIERLRTDLIKLVVDKGGNFQDREVIRLGGYPLK, from the coding sequence ATGGAACAGGATAAAAAGAATATACTCGCCCACAAACTTAAAGAAATAGAACGGTTAAGGACAGATTTAATTAAACTTGTAGTCGATAAGGGAGGTAACTTTCAGGATAGGGAGGTTATCCGCTTAGGAGGTTATCCGCTTAAGTGA